CTGCGTTTTCAGGACGGAGACCTGGAGGTCAAACATGAGCTTTGAAAGCGATTTTTTTACACTGAAGCGCATCTCTGAGATGCTGGACAACCCTGAGCTTCCCCTCGATGATCTGGTGGTGCTGCTGCGGGAAGCCACCGAAGCCTACACCTCCTGCAAATCCCACCTGGATGCAGCGCAGGAGGCTCTGG
Above is a genomic segment from Deinococcus cellulosilyticus NBRC 106333 = KACC 11606 containing:
- the xseB gene encoding exodeoxyribonuclease VII small subunit; amino-acid sequence: MSFESDFFTLKRISEMLDNPELPLDDLVVLLREATEAYTSCKSHLDAAQEALAALEGAGE